The following are from one region of the Micromonas commoda chromosome 12, complete sequence genome:
- a CDS encoding predicted protein: MILNAVLEPLDSAGGSGGSTGDSSEENAYLSRGSTDGTVLPPRNDRCISPLHAGLEGKRGAPKVWDSLPDDSLARDAVATTTRTTTPRSSPRTSVRYDFDLARGLAMESDDLPHHPELLFAPPPMTPPGAVRANKTKSRSPSASPKRVVGRDVAATTATATTTASGRESFSKQQLVPTHHRRSSSVISVGSQHGPAINGVGFGRLNTRRHTRSVSGGGSMDFDAAGFGFEDEISPYNSDAEDEDESEVATVTKTSVCFFSVGFDASIAMQFHQLRERTPCCADSVGKVVAGHGLLGITEAFSSRKYLRPGVMSLRVDGEDIPIPEGAKTVQFFNIHSSATGIDFFGSNEPSTSADLLQEYSEPNVGDGLVEVVATFGVTHLAAIRLGFGHSRRLAQGSVIEIVLREALPVQVDGEPWLQPPAVIRMELRGKIPFVLGRGETKNVPRAAHRRRSSSARNEVVLDKMPDKTGGSALADEAVVDRFLRDSLRARPVDA; encoded by the coding sequence ATGATCCTAaacgcggtgctcgagccTCTCGACTccgccggcggctcgggcggcaGCACGGGCGACTCCTCCGAGGAAAACGCGTACCTGTCGCGAGGGTCCACGGACGGCACCGTGCTTCCGCCGAGGAACGACCGGTGCATCTCGCCTCTGCACGCGGGCCTGGAGGGCaaacgcggcgcgccgaaggTTTGGGATTCGCTTCCCGACGATTCCCTCGCcagggacgccgtcgcgacgacgacgaggacgaccacgccgaggagctcgccaaggaccTCGGTGAGGTACGATTtcgacctcgcgcggggACTGGCGATGGAGAGCGACGACCTTCCGCACCACCCCGAGCTTctcttcgcgccgcctccgatgACCCCGCCCGGGGCGGTGCGAGCGAACAAGACGAAGAGCAGGAGCCCGAGCGCCAGCCCAAAGCGAGTCGTgggtcgcgacgtcgcggcgacgacggcgacggcgacgacgacggcgagcggaAGAGAATCTTTCTCCAAGCAGCAACTGGTCCCGACGCACCACAGGCGTAGCTCGTCGGTGATATCCGTCGGATCCCAGCACGGCCCCGCGATCAACGGGGTTGGATTTGGGCGCCTCAACACCCGGCGACACACTCGAtccgtcagcggcggcgggtcgatggaTTTTGACGCAGCCGGCTTTGGCTTTGAGGACGAGATATCCCCTTACaactccgacgccgaggacgaggacgagtcgGAGGTGGCGACGGTGACTAAGACGTCGGTGTGCTTCTTCTCGGTTgggttcgacgcgtcgaTTGCCATGCAGTTCCATCAGCTTCGGGAGCGGACGCCCTGTTGCGCCGATAGCGTCGGCAAGGTTGTCGCCGGGCACGGATTGCTGGGAATCACCGAGGCGTTCTCTTCGCGCAAGTACCTGAGACCCGGCGTGATGTCCCtgcgcgtggacggcgaggatATCCCGATCCCGGAGGGGGCGAAGACGGTGCAGTTCTTCAACATTCActcctccgccaccggcATCGACTTCTTCGGGTCAAACGAGCCGAGCACCAGTGCCGATCTCCTCCAGGAATACTCGGAGCCcaacgtcggcgacgggctcgtgGAAGTGGTCGCCACCTTTGGCGTGACCCACCTGGCGGCAATACGCCTCGGGTTTGGACATTCTAGGAGGTTGGCGCAAGGCTCTGTGATCGAGATTGTGCTTCGGGAGGCGCTCCCGGTGCAGGTGGATGGCGAGCCCTGGCTGCAACCTCCCGCGGTTATTCGCATGGAACTTCGGGGAAAGATTCCGTTCGTGCTGGGCAGGGGCGAGACAAAGAACGTGCCAAGAGCGGCGCATAGGCGAAGGTCATCTTCCGCGAGGAACGAGGTGGTTCTCGACAAGATGCCCGATAAGACCGGTGGGTCCGCGTTGGCTGATGAGGCGGTGGTGGATCGATTCCTGAGGGATAGCCTTCGCGCCAGGCCCGTAGACGCTTGA
- a CDS encoding predicted protein: protein MTNERWQRGVGTGIGLSNHVNTYRQGVIIDNWIEDDVAIRTVGKNLIGNESVPFQGSSTFRDAFSPDKYQGVAPPQRMDVEPRAILELRHKFPHGPTREQQDAFYDATVGGLAFAPPSGDKPQVTSSLWTGSNAADAMVPVNGGRTSLATRKKAQAAAEMAGFDPYVTTTRTALEHGLSGGAYEKRRADPPAPSRGGWGNDLGDDAGAQSATIGRKGKGAFCTEFDRRATRQVVGLRGAIAIKDGPWAGK from the exons ATGACGAACGAGAGGTGGCAGCGCGGTGTCGGAACCGGCATCGGGCTCAGCAACCACGTCAACACCTACAg GCAGGGCGTGATCATCGACAACTGGATCGAGGATGACGTCGCCATCCGCACCGTGGGCAAGAACCTCATCGGCAACGAGTCCGTCCCGTTCCAGGGCTCGAGCACCTTCCGCGACGCCTTCTCCCCGGACAAGTATCagggcgtcgccccgccccaACGCATGGacgtcgaaccccgcgccatcctcgagctccgccacAAGTTCCCGCACGGGCCCACGCGCGAGCAGCAGGATGCCTTCtacgacgccaccgtcggGGGCCTCGCCTTCGCCCCACCCAGCGGCGACAAGCCCCAGGTGACCTCGTCGCTGTGGACCGGTtccaacgcggcggacgcgatggtGCCCGTGAACGGCGGTCGAACCTCGTTGGCGACTCGGAAAAaagcgcaggcggcggcggagatggcggGCTTCGACCCTTACGTCACCACCACGAGGACCGCGTTGGAGCACGGgctgagcggcggcgcgtacgAGAAGAGAAGGGCCGAtccaccggcgccgagcagGGGCGGATGGGGGaacgacctcggcgacgacgcgggtgcccagagcgcgacgatcggcCGTAAGGGGAAGGGGGCCTTCTGCACCGAGTTCGATAGGCGAGCGACCCGCCAGGTGGTCGGTTTGCGGGGCGCGATCGCCATCAAAGACGGTCCGTGGGCGGGGAAGTGA
- a CDS encoding mitochondrial protein translocase family (inner membrane translocase (import) Tim44) — protein sequence MSALRHLARRCASSLNAARGLATKTSRKGSGKTAAKAAASASPSSDDDSGSPDHREAAAGTVEDGTIGAEADKAARAAKEAAESFTRWAKGAGAKLGDGAAKAAGGAKSFSETADKRSGGLMTTIVNAFKEEYRLAMMDPGDAAMERRKSAPGYVAPGPVDPYEGTTAVAIAQKKKSRFQAAWETVSEKTGLGAHVTSVFSKLEGLKQTPAYKKGEEMLEDARERWETSDNPMVHRIQDITEGAFFAETEQAEAYRVLQQRVPDFNMNGFIAEVRRDVPKVLGAYLKGDVEALERCAVSKEMLERMGGQMKLWQHEGQFVDPRILHLSEMELVEVRTLDNAPMIVLQFSCQQINCVRNKDGEIVEGAEDDIQSVHYLWAMQLEDVEYTHSDGRKYTAPTWQLREMVLRGMMAVAA from the coding sequence ATGTCAGCGCTCCGCCATCTCGCGCGTCGGTGCGCGTCCTCGttgaacgccgcgcggggtctCGCCACGAAAACCTCGCGCAAGGGCTCCGGGAAgaccgccgccaaggctgccgcgtcagcctccccgtcgtccgaTGACGACTCTGGAAGCCCAGATCATcgggaggccgccgccggcacaGTTGAGGACGGAAcgatcggcgccgaggccgacaaggccgcgcgggccgcgaaggaggccgCTGAGAGCTTCACCCGGTGGGcgaagggcgccggcgccaagctcggcgacggcgcggcgaaggcggcgggcggcgccaagTCCTTCTCCGAGACGGCCGACAAGCGCAGCGGCGGCCTCATGACCACCATCGTCAACGCGTTCAAGGAGGAGTACAGGCTGGCGATGATGGacccgggcgacgccgcgatggagcgaCGCAAGTCCGCGCCCGGGTACGTGGCTCCCGGACCCGTGGACCCGTACGAGGGGACCACGGCGGTGGCAATCGCGCAGAAGAAGAAGTCGCGGTTCCAAGCCGCGTGGGAGACGGTGAGCGAGAAGACCGGCCTGGGCGCGCACGTCACGTCCGTGTTCAGCAAGCTGGAAGGTTTGAAGCAAACCCCGGCGTAcaagaagggcgaggagATGCTGGAGGACGCGCGAGAGCGATGGGAGACGAGCGACAACCCGATGGTGCACAGGATCCAGGACATCACCGAGGGCGCGTTCTTCGCCGAGAcggagcaggcggaggcgtaCCGGGTGCTCCAACAGCGCGTGCCGGACTTTAACATGAACGGCTTCATCGCGGAGGTTCGAAGGGACGTGCCgaaggtgctcggcgcgtaCCTGAAgggcgacgtggaggcgctcgagaggTGCGCCGTGAGCAAGGAGATGCTGGAGAGGATGGGAGGTCAGATGAAGCTTTGGCAGCACGAGGGCCAGTTCGTGGATCCGCGGATACTGCACCTGTCCGAGATGGAGCTCGTGGAGGTGCGGACGCTGGATAACGCGCCGATGATCGTCCTGCAGTTCAGCTGCCAACAGATCAACTGCGTGCGAAATAAGGATGGGGAaatcgtcgagggcgccgaggatgaCATCCAGTCGGTGCACTACCTGTGGGCCAtgcagctcgaggacgtggaGTACACGCACTCGGACGGGCGCAAGTACACAGCGCCCACGTGGCAGCTGAGAGAAATGGTGCTCCGCGGAATgatggccgtcgccgcgtag
- a CDS encoding predicted protein produces the protein MDPTGASHPGSIAMNVNGTMRRLQPVCAQALPWSTSFIGCPGIKCDDGHDFTELFLEDGSRNAGNRRTTPLEVEHPKDVAAFHARSTNCPWAKPNLQATLETASDPMALHALLNEIAPKKPLKVKRVDGQCEACYAAHVALAARLRAKHNPKSKGGAAADVDA, from the coding sequence atggatccgacgggcgcgtctcACCCTGGGAGCATCGCGATGAACGTCAACGGGACGATGCGGAGGCTGCAGCCGGTTTGCGCGCAGGCGCTGCCGTGGTCCACGTCGTTCATCGGGTGCCCGGGGATCAAGTgcgacgacgggcacgaCTTCACCGAGCTTTTCCTCGAGGACGGGTCGAGGAACGCGGGCAAcagacggacgacgccgctggAGGTTGAGCACCccaaggacgtcgcggcgtttcACGCGCGAAGCACCAACTGCCCGTGGGCCAAGCCCAACCTCCAGGCGACCCTGGAGACGGCGTCCGATCCCATGGCGCTCCACGCGTTGCTCAACGAGATCGCGCCCAAGAAACCCCTCAAGGTGAAGCGCGTGGACGGTCAGTGCGAGGCTTGCTACGCGGCGCACgtggcgttggcggcgaggctccgGGCGAAGCACAACCCAAAGTCGAAGGGTGGCGCTGCggctgacgtggacgcgtgA
- a CDS encoding predicted protein yields MTEVDLSQGEVTWLSPPEPGWEAAPSAIADGDGDKRARSHSPSAIETLEEVEKRIGVGTIKWICFQVLKEAGPHGLLLSEIVSKTQEKGLKDWTSVRQPSNTVNACCSGDPAFVKVAPARVGLACLGAFESKEIADEEEKAAGEKILYCSACDNGPFNTKGMRMHISRWCTFAAGKPTANPDIVPTAVADPERSTRDTNLRITAHLVPSDTPHLNHKGSPDDPNHKAAVKTFVCSACGAGPFNEKGMAMHASRWCKVQNALDEDDADYAAAIGGALGRQQPTTSPTSYLGGSVGLTGLAPVGMPGVSIGALSGGLPADLGGLLPQLSNGGAHSGHITGSGSGSGGKKRKAAVDLGPVDPTMFDKHLPAFPVGFAAVAGASGLAGGRGQMLPPPPVFGRRVGKSGKGNKDEAHGETTELRLEVEVWKQDGSFVAKAPLVVPANVTLGKLKMAIADNTKGALPPHRQALKYLGVPLSAPDDVGLVGLLGVTDNISLHLTILEDTMAPPKGAGMPGSPARKAFMKNLAM; encoded by the coding sequence ATGACGGAGGTGGACCTGTCGCAGGGGGAGGTGACGTGGCTgtcgccgcccgagccgggGTGGGAAGCCGCGCCTtcggccatcgccgacggcgacggcgacaagaGGGCGCGGTCgcactcgccgtcggcgatcgaGACGCTCGAGGAAGTCGAGAAgcgcatcggcgtcggcacgATCAAGTGGATATGCTTCCAGGTGCTCAAGGAGGCTGGACCGCACGGGCTGCTGCTCTCGGAGATTGTGAGCAAGACCCAGGAGAAGGGCCTCAAGGATTGGACGTCGGTGCGGCAGCCGAGCAACACCGTCAACGCGTGCTGCTCCGGGGACCCGGCGTTCGTGAaggtggcgcccgcgcgcgtcggcctcgcgtGCCTCGGAGCGTTCGAATCCAAGGAGATCgctgacgaggaggagaaggccgccgGCGAGAAGATCCTCTACTGCAGCGCGTGCGACAACGGGCCCTTCAACACCAAGGGCATGCGAATGCACATCAGCAGGTGGTgcaccttcgccgcgggtaaGCCCACCGCGAACCCGGACATCGTCCCCACGGCCGTCGCGGATCCGGAGAGGTCCACGAGGGACACGAACCTGAGGATCACCGCGCACCTCGTGCCGAGCGACACCCCCCATTTAAACCACAAGGGAAGCCCCGACGACCCGAACCACAAGGCGGCGGTCAAGACGTTCGTGTGCTccgcgtgcggcgccggGCCGTTCAACGAGAAGGGCATGGCGATGCACGCGAGTCGATGGTGCAAGGTGCAGAACGCcctggacgaggacgacgccgactacgcggcggcgattggcGGCGCTCTCGGGCGACAGcagccgacgacgagtccgacGTCGTACCTGGGCGGATCCGTGGGTCTCACCGGGCTCGCGCCGGTGGGCATGCCCGGCGTGTCCATCGGCGCGCTCTCCGGCGGGCTCCCCGCGGATCTCGGCGGCTTGCTCCCGCAGTTGagcaacggcggcgcgcactcGGGGCACATCACGGGCAGCGGCAGCGGCAGCGGGGGcaagaagcgcaaggcggcggtggatctCGGACCCGTCGACCCGACGATGTTCGACAAGCACCTGCCCGCCTTTCCCgtcgggttcgcggcggtggctggGGCGTCCGGACTGGCGGGTGGGCGGGGGCAGatgctcccgccgccgccggtgtttGGCAGGCGCGTGGGCAAGTCGGGTAAGGGAAACAAGGACGAGGCGCACGGCGAAACCACCGAGCTTCGCCTCGAGGTTGAGGTTTGGAAGCAGGATGGGAGTTTCGTGGCAAAGGCGCCGCTGGTGGTTCCCGCGAACGTCACGTTGGGTAAACTGAAGATGGCGATCGCGGACAACACGAAGGGTGCGCTGCCGCCGCACAGGCAGGCTCTGAAGTACCTGGGCGTCCCGCTGTcggcgcccgacgacgtTGGGCTCGTGGGTTTGTTGGGAGTCACCGACAACATCTCGCTGCACCTAACCATCTTGGAGGATACCATGGCTCCACCCAAGGGTGCGGGGATGCCGGGTTCAcccgcgaggaaggcgttCATGAAAAACCTAGCGATGTGA
- a CDS encoding predicted protein, which translates to MHRGERRRSNRTTDPRRELITRSGCRHADRPGLFVITGAFSGFGLSFCRLDFAKIRDQHAYLFRGKSRKITRRFAPDRGSTLTLDLPVRRLTERGPRVKYLSVKKIQEAGPPAVTPRSADTARDGAPESRTGYPVAFAEPFAEPRGAEAGARHSLPAHL; encoded by the coding sequence ATGCACCGCGGGGAAAGGAGACGTTCAAACCGTACAaccgacccgcgccgcgagctgatCACTCGGTCAGGTTGCCGACATGCCGATCGACCCGGGCTATTTGTCATCACAGGTGCTTTTTCGGGTTTTGGGTTGTCGTTTTGTCGTCTGGATTTCGCCAAAATTCGAGACCAGCACGCTTATCTTTTTCGCGGCAAATCTCGCAAGATTACAAGACGATTCGCACCAGACCGCGGTTCGACCTTAACACTTGACCTTCCCGTCCGGCGTCTGACCGAACGGGGACCCCGTGTAAAGTATCTCTCGGTGAAGAAGATTCAAGAAGCCGGGCCACCGGCGGTCACACCACGGAGCGCGGACACCGCCCGTgacggcgcgccggagaGTCGCACCGGATACCCCGTCGCGTTTGCAGAGCCGTTTGCAgagccgcgcggggccgAAGCAGGTGCGCGCCACTCCCTCCCAGCACACCTTTAG
- a CDS encoding predicted protein: MLATARAAPAPLASFAHRQGSTKPVGARFGNPARVVGVVVRRIDSSKPRPGVGVVRASSNSALGDVAAKAAKVVAAPAKAKMAIPTLATVLGTAYSFPFLWALSIVPCLLGLVNPVYVFSVGYGLSVAAQGIGLLAAASASGVWISNLCLAHLLGAVFYGVRLGAFLYWRSVTWTEWGRRAKNAPEAKPMPPPARLAVILTCALLYACMCSPMLWHVQTANVLPASQNFVIVLGLATQWIGAILEAVADQQKSAYKFSDAGKSRWCDVGVWSRCRHANYLGEVMFWVGAFVAGVPGMLASGPVSFVPAVVGVGFIVKLMTSQCVKQDEKQAGRYGDDAEYKAWVENSGSLFPKLA, from the coding sequence atgctcgcgaccgcccgcgcggccccggccccactcgcgtccttcgcccATCGCCAAGGATCGACGAagcccgtcggcgcgcgttTCGGCaatcccgcgcgcgtcgtcggcgtcgtcgttcgtcggaTCGATTCGTCGAAAccgcgccccggcgtcggcgtcgtgcgcgcgtcgtcgaactccgcgctcggcgacgtcgccgccaaagccgcgaaggtcgtcgccgctcccgccaaggccaagatGGCGATTCCCACCCTCGCGACCGTCCTCGGCACCGCCTACTCGTTCCCGTTCCTTTGGGCGCTGAGCATCGTCCCGTGCCTGCTCGGCCTCGTCAACCCCGTGTACGTCTTCAGCGTCGGGTACGGCctgagcgtcgcggcgcagggcatcggtctcctcgcggcggcgtccgcgtccggcgtCTGGATATCCAACCTGTGCCTGGCGCACCTCCTGGGAGCGGTCTTCTACGGCGTtcggctcggcgcgttcctctACTGGCGATCGGTGACGTGGACCGAGTGGGGCCGTCGCGCGAAGAACGCGCCCGAGGCTAAGCCgatgcccccgccggcgagaCTCGCGGTCATTCTCACGTGCGCCCTCCTCTACGCGTGCATGTGCTCGCCCATGCTCTGGCACGTGCAGACCGCCAACGTGCTGCCGGCGTCGCAAAATTTCGTCATCGTCCTGGGCCTCGCGACGCAATGGATCGGCGCGATCctcgaggctgtcgccgACCAGCAGAAGAGCGCGTACAAGTTCAGCGACGCCGGGAAGTCTAGGTGGTGCGACGTCGGGGTGTGGTCCAGGTGCAGGCACGCGAATTacctcggcgaggtgatGTTTTgggtcggcgcgttcgtcgcgggaGTGCCCGGGATGTTGGCGTCGGGGCCGGTATCGTTCgtgcccgccgtcgtcggcgtcggtttCATCGTGAAGCTGATGACGAGCCAGTGCGTGAAGCAGGACGAGAAACAGGCGGGTCggtacggcgacgacgcggagtaCAAGGCGTGGGTGGAGAACAGCGGCTCGCTCTTTCCCAAGCTCGCGTAG
- a CDS encoding predicted protein, which produces MSSFALSSRVFRPSLKRSRVCTTSGGSTAARAEAKEVKVCTNKECKRGGSKKTLALFEALGLEGVEIVEIRCLGECGMGPNVQINGDDGPIINGVKTEDDVKKVVDRLMMES; this is translated from the coding sequence atgtcgtcgttTGCTCTCTCGTCACGGGTATTTCGCCCCTCCCTGAAGCGGTCGCGCGTTTGCACAACCTCCGGCGGGTcaaccgcggcgcgggcggaggccaaggaggtCAAAGTATGCACAAACAAGGAATGCAAACGAGGGGGGTCGAAAAAGACTCTGGCGTTGTTCGAAGCGCTCGGCCTTGAGGGCGTGGAAATCGTGGAGATCCGCTGTTTGGGCGAGTGCGGGATGGGACCGAACGTGCAAATcaacggggacgacgggccGATAATCAACGGCGTCAAGACGGAAGATGACGTAAAGAAGGTGGTGGACAGGCTGATGATGGAGAGTTGA
- a CDS encoding predicted protein, translated as MSSRAGASLLSAPPRALASRRDPPSRRPIRGALVARRTNKNLHAARMGAPFPFHVSASAASKSPGMPRPPKVVDRPPPPRAQKGGGAAQTAHAHPLPPQALGNLGAVGEGEGSAHQIAALTIWLRQHGVDFTDRAQFVRVRGMGIGGISTRAFDEGDVIFSLPLAAPKRELNRFGDRVEATDAEGAKQGAGGGDSIPGGVEPTSLSPLVLTTSAVTAHSGPLGRLGRALSAAGLTSVRPDGRRVPSTLLGGVIESTHDFPLDASKTTLLALGIMHQCCLAAGSAPHDAHWKAYVDLLPREVDSLIEWSENELDALQGSRLADRARERIALADSVYDEVFPRLNDADPTLWMSGKLGSAVAGGTGIDVTAAARKKGERARDKYTSKEAFRWAWATVLARAFSLPDVGEDGEMGLCPGLDLFNHGSEAEKCEVRGVLGASLELDEDDPQVGPRIVLRAGVGGAESGEQLFHDYADRASGGSLLEFGFTHRVRSCTKPIDGKNNIVERHHDDEGVFDGLDENWALGAQLTNDAGDEDEEDFEECSLTEESDHLRRALHALDVSLKPLMATCDQDTVAARLEALADAGLCGGLTWEVSNVDPKYPAGERRLKGIECVPDAMIRAARVLSLTNEELERVRDANAESDDDKWTAREALSLEHERRSFDALATIFRGKLVRYAAPRGECRPTTVVKDAAIADCIRLLANGDGGYVLAAPEMAWARTRAEVAGCVAANVRDEDGGKTAQDQDEEVARAARWRRRTLMAVEVRRGEKLLLGEIAGEFERLASL; from the coding sequence ATGTCGAGTCGCGCCGGTGCGTCGCTACTGAGCGCGCCACCAcgggcgctcgcctcgcggcgcgacccgccgtcgaggcgtccgatccgcggcgccctcgtggCGCGCAGAACTAACAAAAACCtacacgcggcgaggatggggGCGCCGTTCCCGTTCCACgtgagcgccagcgccgcgagcaagTCGCCGGGCATGCCGCGCCCCCCCAAGGTCGTGGACCGCCCtccgcccccccgcgcgcagaaaggcggcggcgcggcgcagacggcgcacgcgcaccCGCTTCCCCCGCAGGCGCTCGGCAACCTGGGCGCcgtgggcgagggcgagggcagCGCGCATCaaatcgccgcgctcaccatCTGGCTGCGTCagcacggcgtcgacttCACCGACAGGGCGCAGTTCGTGCGCGTGCGGGGAATGGGCATCGGCGGGATAAGCACCCGAGCgttcgacgagggcgacgtgaTATTCTCCctgcccctcgccgcgccgaagcgCGAGCTGAACCGGTTCGGGGACCGCGTCGAGgccacggacgcggagggcgcgaaACAGGGTGCAGGAGGCGGGGATTCCATCCCGGGTGGAGTCGAGCCGACGTCGCTGTCGCCCCTCGTCctgacgacgtcggcggtcaccgcgcacAGCGGTCCGCTCGGCAgactcggccgcgcgctgtccgcggcggggctcaCGTCCGTGCGACCCGACGGCCGACGCGTGCCCTCGACGCTCCTGGGCGGAGTCATCGAATCGACGCACGATTTTCCCCTCGACGCGTCAAAGACGACTCTGCTGGCGCTCGGGATCATGCACCAGTgctgcctcgccgcgggatccgccCCGCACGACGCGCACTGGAAGGCGTACGTCGACTTGCTCCCTCGGGAGGTGGACTCGCTCATCGAGTGGTCCGAGAACGAGCTGGACGCGCTTCAGGGGAGCCGGCTTGCggatcgcgctcgcgagcggaTCGCGCTGGCGGATTCCGTGTACGACGAGGTGTTCCCGCGGCTGAACGACGCGGACCCGACGCTTTGGATGTCCGGTAAGCTCGGGAGCGCAGTCGCGGGCGGGACCGGGatcgacgtcaccgccgcggcgcgtaagaagggcgaacgcgcgcgagatAAGTACACGAGTAAAGAGGCGTTTCGCTGGGCGTGGGCCACGGTGCTGGCGAGGGCCTTCTCGCTtcccgacgtcggcgaggatggcgagatGGGGCTGTGCCCGGGGTTGGACCTGTTCAACCACGGTTCCGAGGCGGAGAAGTgcgaggttcgcggcgtgctcggggcgtcgctcgagctcgacgaggacgatccGCAGGTTGGACCGAGGATCGTGCTGagagccggcgtcggcggcgccgagagcGGCGAGCAGCTCTTCCACGACTACGCCGACAGGGCCTCGGGCGGTTCGTTGCTCGAGTTTGGGTTCACCCACAGAGTCCGCAGCTGCACCAAGCCCATCGACGGTAAGAACAACATCGTCGAGAGGCACCACGATGACGAGGGGGTCTtcgacggcctcgacgagAATTGGGCCCTGGGCGCACAGCTGACGAatgacgccggcgacgaggacgaggaggacttCGAGGAGTGCTCCCTGACGGAGGAATCGGACCACCTTCGGAGGGCGTTGCACGCGCTGGACGTGAGCCTCAAGCCCCTGATGGCCACCTGCGACCaggacaccgtcgccgcgaggctcgaggcgctcgcggacgccggcttGTGCGGCGGGCTCACCTGGGAGGTGTCCAACGTGGATCCGAAATACCCCGCCGGCGAGAGGCGACTGAAGGGGATCGAGTGCGTCCCGGACGCCATGATCCGTGCCGCGAGGGTACTTTCGCTGACcaacgaggagctcgagcgcgtgcgcgatgcCAACGCCGAAAGCGATGACGACAAGTGGACGGCTCGCGAAGCCTTGAGTCTGGAGCACGAGCGAAGGTCGTTTGACGCTCTCGCCACGATCTTCCGCGGCAAACTCGTCCGatacgcggcgccgcgcggcgagtgcCGGCCCACCACCGTCGTcaaggacgccgccatcgccgactgCATCCGGCTGCTGgccaacggcgacggggggtacgtgctcgcggcgccggagatggCGTGGGCCAGAACGCGAGCGGAGGTGGccgggtgcgtcgccgcgaacgtccgcgacgaggacggcggtaAGACGGCGCAGGACcaggacgaggaggtcgcgagggcggcgaggtggcggaggcggacgctcATGGCGGTCGAGGTGAGACGGGGGGAGAAGCTGCTCCTGGGTGAGATCGCCGGCGAGTTCGAGAGGCTCGCGAGTTTGTGA